In one window of Bradyrhizobium sp. AZCC 1721 DNA:
- a CDS encoding winged helix-turn-helix transcriptional regulator — translation MKASAKTPNAYSAQCPTRQILDRVGDKWAVLILLLIRHEPMRFNALRRTIEGISQKMLSQVLKSLERDGLIKRRAIATVPVTVEYSITPLGATLADAVDPLRDWAEKNLKDVLNAQRRYDVARKDMAA, via the coding sequence GTGAAAGCCAGCGCCAAAACCCCGAACGCCTATTCGGCTCAATGCCCGACGCGGCAGATTCTCGATCGCGTCGGTGACAAATGGGCCGTACTCATCTTGCTTCTCATCAGGCATGAGCCGATGCGCTTCAATGCGTTACGCCGCACCATTGAAGGCATCTCGCAGAAGATGCTGAGCCAGGTTCTCAAATCGCTCGAACGCGATGGATTAATCAAACGCCGCGCGATCGCGACCGTGCCGGTCACGGTGGAGTATTCGATCACACCGCTCGGCGCGACGCTCGCCGATGCGGTCGATCCGTTGCGGGACTGGGCCGAGAAGAACCTGAAGGACGTGCTGAACGCACAGCGCCGTTATGACGTGGCGCGCAAGGATATGGCGGCGTGA
- a CDS encoding flagellar assembly protein FliX has product MRIYGPNGTTLGSPASHTRRTSSTGFSLPETPTTPEEPRAAVAPKAAGNIDALLALQGVEDPTERRKRSVARGRGALDVLDELKIGLLSGNLDASTVNRLRDAAANLKSSSGDPGLDAVLAEIELRVEVELAKAGRF; this is encoded by the coding sequence ATGCGCATCTACGGACCGAACGGCACCACGCTTGGATCGCCCGCAAGTCATACGCGGCGAACCAGTTCGACCGGCTTCTCGTTGCCGGAGACGCCGACCACGCCCGAGGAGCCGCGCGCGGCTGTAGCGCCCAAAGCCGCCGGCAACATCGACGCGCTGCTCGCCCTGCAGGGCGTCGAGGATCCGACGGAGCGCCGCAAGCGTTCGGTGGCACGGGGCAGGGGCGCGCTCGACGTGCTCGACGAACTCAAGATCGGCCTGCTCTCCGGCAATCTCGATGCTTCCACGGTGAACCGGCTGCGCGATGCCGCTGCCAATCTGAAGTCGTCCTCCGGCGATCCCGGCCTCGATGCGGTGCTGGCCGAGATCGAGCTGCGCGTCGAAGTCGAACTGGCAAAGGCCGGGCGGTTCTAG